Below is a window of Lentisphaera araneosa HTCC2155 DNA.
TTGGAAGTTAGAAACTTGAGGAATTAAATAATTCCCTTCAATATATGTACTGGAGTAACCTACAGTATTGCCACCATCAACACGGTTAAAAATTTGTCTGTTATTGCTTTTTGTTTGTCCAACACTTGTGAAATTACCCAGTTGCAGGCGAGAGTCCCCTGATTCGAGCCATGAAATAAACTTATCTGTGTCAGTTTCTGGCTTAGAACTATACTCTTCAGCCATACTGCTAAAGGATAATAAACTACAGATGAATGCAGTGCTGAATTTGGCTAATCTCACAATTGGACTCCTGCTTAGTTACTGTGTACGCATAAGTTAAACTAAAAATAGAGGAGGTGTCAAGTTTTTTAGATGACAAGTGAAAGATTTTATACAGACAAGTTTGTACATAAAAAATCCATGATTTGTGAGTTCTACTCGCCGCAAAGTTAAAATTGAATTATGGAGGTGAAAGGCTTTAAAAGCTTTAAAAGCTTAAGAGTTTAAATCTGGCGAGTTAGTGAAGCCCTACTTTAAAATGTGAATAAGATTCGAATTAAATATTAAGATAGATAAAAATTCTGTAAAAAATTAAAGAATTTTTGCGAATGAACTCACCTGAGCTTTTTAGCAAGACTTTTAGCTCTTGCGGGAGCTTGTTTGAACTTCTATAATTCATGATGTTTTTTCAAACTAAGGAAAGTTTATGATCAATGAAGTAGAATGGTTCTGTTACTTAGGTGCAGAAAACCAGTTTTTCGATAGAGATACAATTATCCAGTTAATGCAAATAAGTCACACGGACGTTGATCTCATGACTTTTGCCCAAGCAGTGATAGATAATGGCTTAGCTACAGTCGAAAGTGTGCAACAGTTATTGGAGCATGCGACATATTACGCTAACGAGAGTGGCCCTTGTCCTCATAGCTTATTAGGCGCTGGAGGCACAGCTGCACCAGCGGAACAAGCCTCAGCCCAACAAGCGGCTCCACCCAGAGATCCAAATAGTGCGTACCCATTTTCGACTCAAGACTTCCCTGATTTAAGCCAAGCAACCGATTTACCCATGGAAGAATGTAAAGAACTTATGATTCAGTTCCTTCAAGCGGCACGTCGCAATGGTTCATCTGACGCGCATTTATCTGCCGATGCTTATCCCTTTGTTCGCCATTTTGGTATCAATTATCTTTTACGTGAACAAGCCATTATGACTCCAGATATGGCGAAGAAACTCAATTTATCCTTATTGGGTGAAAAGGATTTAAAAGCATTCGAAGAGGTCGGTGATTTAGATTATTGTTATTCCTTTTCAAGAACGGAACGCTACCGTAGTAATTTGATGGTGCACAATGATGGTGTGGAAGGCAGTTACCGTATTGTGAGTGAGGGGATCAAAACTCTTGCAGAGCTCGGTTTCCAAGAACCTGCAGTACTCGAAAAGTTGACCACCTATCACCAAGGTCTCATTCTGATTACGGGTCCAGCAAGTAGTGGTAAAACAACAACACTTGCCGCTATGGTCGATCTTATTAATAAAAACCGTAAAGACCATATCATTACGGTGGAAGATCCCGTTGAAATTTTGATTCCTTCAAAAGATTGTAACGTCAGTCAGCGTGAGCTACACACGGGAACAAAAAGTTTCGCAAATGCGCTCAAAGCCGCTTTACGTGAAGACCCGGACATTATCATTTTGGGTGAAATGCGAGATTTAGAAACGATTGAGATGGGACTCTCGGCTGCGGAAACCGGTCACTTGGTCATCGGAACACTGCATACCAATAGTGCTTCATCAACCTTGGACCGTATTCTCGATGTATTCCCACCAGATCAGCAATCACAGATTCGTGCGATGGTGGCAGAGAGTTTACGCGGCGTTATATGTCAGTACCTCGTTCCCAACAAAGACGAGACAGGCTTGCTCATGGCACCCGAAATTTTGATTGGTAACATTGCCGTTGCCAACCTCATTAAAGATAACAAAACATCACAGCTTACTTCCGTGATTGAAGTAGGTAAAAAGCAGGGCATGGTTTTGAAAGAAGATTCATTCTTACGTCTCTATCATGAAGGCAAAATATCCGCAGAGGCTGCTTTGCCGCATATTGTATCAGATGCAAAACGACGTGAAATACAAGGCTGAAATTAGGAGTTAATTATGGCAGCAGAAAGAATGGACGGTTTTTTAACCTACATGTTTGATAAAGGTGGATCAGATTTACACTTATTAAGTAATCACATTCCAAAGATTCGTAAAAGTGGTAACTTGGTAGAAATCGAAGGTGAAGGGGTCATCGGGCCCGATGAAATGGAAGGGGTTTTACAGAGTATTTGTCCTGATGAGAAATGGAAACAATACGTAGAGAATTTTGACCTCGACTTTGCCTACGAAATTACAGGTGTCGCACGTTTCCGTGTGAACTACATGCGTACAGTTGATGGCATGGCGGCAGTGATGCGTACCATTCCTACAGAAATTTTGACAATGGAACAACTAAAACTACCCGATACATTCAAAGATGTGGTTGAACAAGGATCTGGCTTGATTTTGGTAACGGGCCCTACGGGTTCAGGTAAATCCACAACTCTGGCGGCAATGATCAACCACATCAACGAGACTCAAAGTAAACATATTATTACTATTGAGGATCCGCTGGAATTCGTTCACCCCAATAAAGAAAGTATCATTGTGCAACGAGAAGTTCACGATCATACAAACTCTTTTAATATTGCCCTAAAAGGGGCGATGCGTGCCGACCCAGATATTGTCCTCGTAGGTGAGATGCGCGACCCAGAAACAATCGGTTTGGCGCTGTCTTGTGCAGCCATGGGTTTGATGGTTTTTGGTACGTTGCACACCAATAATGCTCCAAAAACAATTGACCGTATTATTGGTGCCTTCCCCGCAAAAGAACAGCCGCAAATTCGTGCGATGCTCGCAAGTACATTGCGGACTATTATCTCTCAGTTACTCTGTAAAACGACTGATGGGAAACGCTGTGCCTCGCACGAAATACTCTTATTCCACCCGGCTTTACCAGGTCTGATTCGCGAAGGTAAACTCAGTAGTATTCGCGGTGTGATTGAAGCAGGTGTGAAACAGGGTATGAAAACCATGGATATGGATTTGCTCCGCCTATATAAGGAAGGTCGAATTTCTGGTGAAGAAGCCTACATGAAAGCCGCCGAAAAAGCTGCTTTCCAAGATTTCTTACCTGCGGGTTACTTCGACGAAAAGTAATCCTAGAAATTAAATTCATGTTAAAAAACGCCTCTCTTTGGGGCGTTTTTTGTTGCTAGCCTAAATAGAGATATTTCTAAAGGCTTGACAAAAAAGATCTAACAATTATTATCCTTGCAATTCGTATATAAATTGGAGGATTTATGAAAACAGAATCGACACCTAGCTTCGCACTACAGCTTATAGCTTTATTCACTTTTTTTTCCTTAGCGTACATACTTCAGGGTCGACTATATCTTGATGCGGTGAGTAGCGCACACGAGAACTTCGGTCATCTCATGTTGGATGGAGGCCAGGTCTTCATTGCAGAATATTGGAGCCACCTTATACTCCGATATATTTTACCCGTTTCTTTGATTATGCTTTTAGGCGCCGCTTTTTCTGAAGTCTTGTGGACTAAGAAAAGCTATGTGTTTATGCTCTTCGTTAATTTTATTTCTTGGCCGAAAGTAGAAATGAACTCACCTGAGCTCAGCTTTACGATTTTATTTTCAGCGATTTTACTCGTGTCTTCGGTACTTATGCCTTCCTTAGTAAAAATGGCCATGGCTAAGTATAAAGAGAGAACAAAGGAAGCTCTAGAAACGGCAAATTTAAGCCAAGCAGAGTCAGTATCATGAACAAAGAAAAACTTTTTAACTTTTTAAAAAATATCGCTTTATTTATTACGGTTTTTTTTACTCTGCTGATCAGTTTTTATCTGTTGCTTGAGTATCATAGCTTATCGATTAGGGTAGATGCGAAGCTTCTTAAATCAGGTGTATTAGATCAGGTCTTTTTGAGAACAATGGTCTCATTTCTTGGCTTAGTCCTTGTACTTGCAGCAGCCTGTGATCGTTTTTGGTCAAAGCGTGGTTTTGCGATATCCGCAATTGTTTTTTTAGCTTACTTCCCTTTAGTTGGGAGCTTCGTCCAAGGCTATATCATGAGCTATTTGGTTTTGCCCCTTATATGCACTTGTCTTGTGGGCTTTCTCGCATCACAGATGAAAAAAGCAGAACGTGAAGAAATCGTTTATCTTAAAAATTTACAGCCAAGTTTTTCTTAATTGACTGGAGAATAGGGGATCGAGCGATTGTGCTTGTGCATGCGATAGTCGACAAACTCATGCAAAGTTTTTATGTTAAAGAAGGGGTTCCCCTGTAATTGCTCAGCAATTGTACTCGTCGCACAGCTAGCATAGTCATGTCCTGGTAAGACCGTCATAGAGGGGTCAAAGT
It encodes the following:
- a CDS encoding type IV pilus twitching motility protein PilT — encoded protein: MINEVEWFCYLGAENQFFDRDTIIQLMQISHTDVDLMTFAQAVIDNGLATVESVQQLLEHATYYANESGPCPHSLLGAGGTAAPAEQASAQQAAPPRDPNSAYPFSTQDFPDLSQATDLPMEECKELMIQFLQAARRNGSSDAHLSADAYPFVRHFGINYLLREQAIMTPDMAKKLNLSLLGEKDLKAFEEVGDLDYCYSFSRTERYRSNLMVHNDGVEGSYRIVSEGIKTLAELGFQEPAVLEKLTTYHQGLILITGPASSGKTTTLAAMVDLINKNRKDHIITVEDPVEILIPSKDCNVSQRELHTGTKSFANALKAALREDPDIIILGEMRDLETIEMGLSAAETGHLVIGTLHTNSASSTLDRILDVFPPDQQSQIRAMVAESLRGVICQYLVPNKDETGLLMAPEILIGNIAVANLIKDNKTSQLTSVIEVGKKQGMVLKEDSFLRLYHEGKISAEAALPHIVSDAKRREIQG
- a CDS encoding type IV pilus twitching motility protein PilT; protein product: MAAERMDGFLTYMFDKGGSDLHLLSNHIPKIRKSGNLVEIEGEGVIGPDEMEGVLQSICPDEKWKQYVENFDLDFAYEITGVARFRVNYMRTVDGMAAVMRTIPTEILTMEQLKLPDTFKDVVEQGSGLILVTGPTGSGKSTTLAAMINHINETQSKHIITIEDPLEFVHPNKESIIVQREVHDHTNSFNIALKGAMRADPDIVLVGEMRDPETIGLALSCAAMGLMVFGTLHTNNAPKTIDRIIGAFPAKEQPQIRAMLASTLRTIISQLLCKTTDGKRCASHEILLFHPALPGLIREGKLSSIRGVIEAGVKQGMKTMDMDLLRLYKEGRISGEEAYMKAAEKAAFQDFLPAGYFDEK